A part of Thermotoga petrophila RKU-1 genomic DNA contains:
- a CDS encoding YraN family protein, producing MMDWKEAEELACKFLKKKGYKILERNYRTKYGEIDIVARDGREIVFVEVKSGSGKVDPLERIDLKKVRNLEQTARFYMIQNKLKGPARVDFVRVTPEGIDHFEGIWLG from the coding sequence ATGATGGACTGGAAGGAAGCGGAAGAACTCGCATGTAAATTTTTGAAGAAAAAAGGTTACAAAATTCTTGAAAGAAACTACAGAACGAAGTACGGTGAGATAGACATAGTGGCGCGCGATGGGAGAGAGATAGTTTTCGTGGAAGTCAAAAGCGGAAGTGGGAAAGTGGATCCTCTTGAAAGAATAGATCTCAAAAAGGTGAGGAACCTGGAACAGACAGCGAGATTTTACATGATTCAGAACAAATTAAAAGGACCAGCGCGGGTTGATTTTGTGAGGGTGACCCCGGAAGGAATAGACCATTTTGAAGGTATCTGGCTGGGGTGA
- the smpB gene encoding SsrA-binding protein SmpB has translation MVKVVATNKKAYTDYEILETYEAGIVLTGTEVKSLRNGSVNFKDSFCRFKNGELYLLNLHIPPYSHGGVYNHDPERPRKLLLHKRELKRLMGKVQEEGVTIVPLKIYFNDRGIAKVEIAVARGKKKYDKREAIKKREMERKIREYMKYSR, from the coding sequence ATGGTGAAGGTTGTTGCCACGAACAAAAAAGCCTACACGGACTACGAGATCCTGGAAACTTACGAAGCGGGAATCGTTCTCACAGGAACGGAAGTGAAATCCCTGAGGAACGGCTCAGTCAATTTCAAGGATTCCTTCTGTAGATTCAAGAACGGGGAGCTTTACCTTTTGAATTTACACATTCCACCCTACAGTCACGGTGGAGTTTACAACCACGATCCTGAAAGGCCGAGGAAACTGCTTCTTCACAAAAGAGAACTGAAGAGACTCATGGGTAAGGTACAGGAAGAGGGAGTAACGATAGTTCCACTGAAGATATACTTCAACGATCGCGGGATTGCAAAAGTGGAGATAGCCGTTGCTCGAGGAAAAAAGAAGTATGACAAGAGAGAAGCGATAAAAAAGAGGGAAATGGAAAGAAAGATCAGGGAGTACATGAAGTATTCGAGATAG
- a CDS encoding RnfABCDGE type electron transport complex subunit G: MKDILKTGLILMVFTAISGLFLGLVYVGVKGKIQEADNAAKLSAIKFVLKDPLTGDYLVDEKEIEEIVKKTGIETVVLKEYKEGVVLGPLYEFVTKDGRNAYVLSGYAPGFGGNVTVVACFIKTEDGFMLNSVRVIDYSQETPGLGAKIGEESIQRRFFPVPPEGLKNGLRVDKDAGLPKGSPEELKKQGIVKVSDVMTGATITPRAVVTALNLMYRYLEEVSK; the protein is encoded by the coding sequence ATGAAGGATATCCTGAAGACTGGATTGATTCTGATGGTTTTCACGGCTATTTCTGGACTCTTTCTTGGACTCGTGTATGTGGGAGTCAAAGGAAAGATCCAGGAAGCGGATAACGCAGCTAAGTTGAGCGCCATCAAATTCGTTCTGAAAGATCCCCTCACGGGAGATTATCTGGTGGATGAAAAAGAAATCGAGGAAATCGTCAAAAAAACAGGCATAGAAACGGTTGTTCTGAAAGAGTACAAAGAAGGGGTAGTCCTTGGTCCCTTGTATGAATTCGTGACGAAGGATGGCAGAAACGCATACGTTCTGTCGGGATACGCACCCGGTTTTGGAGGAAACGTGACCGTTGTAGCCTGTTTTATAAAAACGGAAGATGGATTCATGCTCAATTCCGTGAGAGTAATAGATTATTCTCAGGAGACGCCTGGACTCGGCGCAAAGATAGGAGAAGAAAGTATACAGAGGCGTTTCTTTCCAGTTCCACCCGAAGGACTGAAGAACGGCCTGAGGGTCGACAAAGATGCGGGACTTCCGAAGGGTTCTCCTGAGGAGTTGAAAAAGCAGGGTATTGTGAAGGTAAGCGATGTAATGACGGGAGCAACGATCACACCAAGGGCCGTGGTGACCGCTCTGAATCTCATGTACAGGTACCTCGAGGAGGTGTCGAAATGA
- a CDS encoding RnfABCDGE type electron transport complex subunit D has translation MKLISAYAPHLREEDDVRKIMLDVLIALSPAVIGAAYFFGWYALFLCIAGAVIGELFDIFVMRYLRGVKDFVPDGSGAVTGLLLAMNVSTRLPFWAFLLGLVFALGIGKHVFGGLGQNIFNPALVGRAFLLISFPTYMTTWVVPGAGFWKSPADVVTAATPLALFKEHGVFTPYWDLFIGKVGGSLGETSALLLIIGFIYLLLRKRVKIFIPVSYIGTVLVFSSIAYLMNPRYGDPLFHLLSGGLMLGALFMATDMVTSPITAKGQVIFGIGCGVLTMAIRLFGAYPEGVSFSILFMNALVPLIDRYTRPRIFGEVKK, from the coding sequence ATGAAGCTGATAAGCGCTTACGCTCCACACCTTCGAGAAGAGGATGATGTGAGAAAGATCATGCTGGATGTGCTCATAGCCCTATCACCAGCGGTTATTGGGGCGGCTTATTTCTTCGGATGGTATGCTCTATTTCTCTGTATCGCAGGAGCGGTGATAGGTGAGCTGTTCGATATATTCGTCATGAGATACCTGAGAGGAGTGAAGGATTTCGTCCCGGATGGCAGCGGGGCAGTGACAGGACTGCTTCTGGCGATGAACGTGAGCACAAGGCTTCCTTTCTGGGCTTTTTTGTTGGGACTCGTTTTCGCTCTGGGGATCGGGAAACACGTGTTCGGAGGACTCGGCCAGAACATTTTCAACCCTGCGCTCGTCGGAAGAGCGTTTCTGCTCATTTCTTTTCCCACTTACATGACCACCTGGGTTGTACCCGGGGCAGGATTCTGGAAATCTCCAGCGGATGTGGTAACGGCAGCAACTCCTCTTGCACTTTTCAAGGAACACGGTGTTTTCACACCCTATTGGGATCTGTTCATAGGTAAGGTTGGAGGATCCTTAGGTGAAACGAGTGCACTTCTTCTCATAATTGGTTTCATCTATCTTCTCTTGAGAAAGAGAGTGAAGATATTCATTCCTGTCTCCTATATAGGAACTGTTCTTGTGTTTTCTTCGATAGCTTATTTGATGAATCCAAGGTACGGTGATCCTCTCTTTCACCTCCTCAGTGGTGGTCTCATGCTCGGTGCACTTTTCATGGCCACCGATATGGTGACGAGTCCCATCACCGCGAAGGGACAGGTGATCTTCGGGATTGGATGTGGCGTTCTCACGATGGCTATAAGACTCTTTGGAGCGTATCCTGAAGGCGTTTCATTTTCGATCCTTTTCATGAATGCACTGGTTCCCCTGATAGACAGGTACACCAGACCGCGCATCTTCGGTGAGGTGAAAAAATGA
- the rsxC gene encoding electron transport complex subunit RsxC has product MLTFKGGVHPPELKEWSKDKPIERAPLPQKVFVFLSNHAGNPAKPVVSPGDEVKTGQVIGEPEGFISAYLHSPVTGKVIEIKKILHPILGKPIEAIVIERTSDDEWVHMETGDFERMSKEEILEIIKKAGIVGLGGAMFPTHVKLSPPPEKKVDTLIINGAECEPVLTIDHRLMLERAEDILQGILIMMKVLGVQKAVVGVESNKMDAYHNLKKVFKGYPVDVALLKTKYPQGAEKQLIYAITGRVVPRGGLPMDVGVVVQNVGTCVAVKEAVVDGKPLVERGMTVSGDAVKNPKNLVVRIGTPVKDVIDYCGGIDENTERVILGGPMMGISITNLDIPVMKGTSGITAFLPEKPQPQKPCIRCSECVQVCPMNLQPYLLYLLSTKKKYDEAVENGLMDCIECGSCTYTCPSKIEHVRYIKLAKTVYRATRRGRR; this is encoded by the coding sequence GTGCTCACTTTTAAGGGAGGGGTTCATCCCCCGGAATTGAAGGAGTGGTCGAAGGATAAACCCATTGAAAGGGCACCTCTACCTCAGAAGGTTTTCGTCTTTCTTTCTAATCACGCGGGAAACCCGGCGAAGCCTGTAGTTTCTCCCGGTGATGAAGTGAAGACCGGTCAGGTCATAGGAGAGCCTGAGGGTTTCATTTCCGCTTATCTTCACTCTCCCGTGACAGGAAAGGTGATCGAGATAAAAAAGATCCTTCATCCAATTCTCGGAAAGCCCATCGAGGCGATCGTTATAGAAAGAACCTCTGACGATGAGTGGGTTCACATGGAAACTGGAGATTTTGAACGTATGTCGAAAGAGGAAATCCTGGAAATCATCAAAAAAGCAGGAATTGTTGGTCTGGGTGGAGCGATGTTTCCCACCCACGTTAAACTCTCACCTCCTCCCGAGAAAAAAGTTGATACCTTGATCATCAACGGGGCAGAGTGTGAACCCGTTCTCACGATAGATCACAGACTCATGCTGGAAAGAGCCGAGGACATCCTCCAGGGAATCCTGATAATGATGAAGGTCCTGGGGGTTCAAAAAGCCGTAGTCGGTGTGGAGAGCAACAAGATGGATGCGTACCACAATTTGAAGAAGGTTTTCAAGGGGTATCCCGTCGATGTTGCTCTTCTCAAGACCAAATATCCGCAGGGTGCAGAAAAGCAGCTCATATACGCGATAACCGGAAGGGTGGTACCGAGGGGAGGCCTTCCAATGGATGTCGGGGTGGTGGTTCAGAACGTCGGTACCTGCGTCGCAGTGAAGGAAGCGGTTGTCGATGGAAAACCGCTCGTGGAAAGAGGTATGACAGTCAGCGGTGATGCCGTGAAAAATCCGAAAAATCTGGTCGTCAGGATAGGGACACCTGTGAAGGATGTTATCGATTACTGTGGTGGAATAGATGAGAACACGGAGCGTGTCATCCTTGGTGGTCCAATGATGGGAATATCCATCACAAATCTGGACATCCCAGTTATGAAAGGAACTTCTGGAATAACAGCGTTTCTTCCTGAGAAACCTCAACCCCAGAAACCCTGTATTAGATGCAGTGAATGTGTTCAGGTGTGTCCGATGAACCTTCAGCCTTATCTTCTCTATCTCCTCTCCACGAAGAAAAAGTATGACGAAGCGGTGGAGAACGGTTTGATGGACTGTATAGAGTGCGGCTCGTGTACCTACACCTGTCCTTCGAAGATAGAACACGTAAGGTACATAAAACTCGCAAAAACAGTGTATCGCGCCACAAGGAGGGGTAGAAGATGA
- a CDS encoding RnfABCDGE type electron transport complex subunit B, with translation MEVIYSTLLLAVLGFGFGAFLAYSAQKFKVEEDPRVKMITEVLPGINCGACGFAGCEAYAKAIVKGQAETNRCLPGRPQGVEEKIKKILEEYKNVSS, from the coding sequence TTGGAAGTCATCTACTCGACGCTCTTGCTCGCTGTTCTGGGTTTTGGGTTCGGGGCTTTTCTTGCTTATTCTGCGCAGAAATTCAAGGTGGAAGAAGATCCACGTGTGAAGATGATAACGGAGGTTCTTCCTGGAATAAACTGTGGCGCGTGCGGTTTTGCCGGGTGTGAAGCCTACGCGAAGGCGATCGTGAAGGGTCAGGCGGAAACGAACAGGTGTCTCCCCGGAAGACCTCAGGGTGTCGAAGAGAAGATAAAGAAGATTCTCGAGGAGTACAAGAATGTCTCCTCTTGA
- the gatC gene encoding Asp-tRNA(Asn)/Glu-tRNA(Gln) amidotransferase subunit GatC has product MIKVTKDLVLHLENLARLELSEDQRESLMKDFQEILDYVELLNEVDVEGVEPMYTPVEDSAKLRKGDPRFFEMRDLIKKNFPEEKDGHIKVPGIHR; this is encoded by the coding sequence ATGATAAAGGTTACAAAGGACCTGGTACTTCATCTTGAAAATCTGGCAAGGTTAGAACTCTCCGAAGACCAGAGAGAAAGTCTGATGAAAGATTTTCAGGAGATACTCGATTACGTGGAGCTCCTCAACGAAGTCGACGTGGAGGGTGTGGAGCCAATGTACACACCCGTTGAGGACAGCGCCAAACTCAGAAAAGGAGATCCGAGGTTCTTTGAAATGCGGGACCTCATAAAGAAGAACTTCCCGGAAGAAAAAGACGGTCACATAAAAGTCCCCGGAATCCACAGATGA
- the rpmB gene encoding 50S ribosomal protein L28 yields the protein MAKRCEVCGKAPRSGNTVSHSDKKSGRWFRPNLQKVRVVLPDGTIKRMRVCTSCLKSGKVKKYVGQVSEV from the coding sequence ATGGCAAAGAGATGTGAAGTGTGCGGAAAAGCTCCTAGATCCGGAAACACCGTTAGTCACTCAGACAAGAAGTCAGGAAGATGGTTCAGACCCAATCTCCAGAAAGTAAGAGTGGTGCTTCCAGATGGAACGATTAAAAGGATGAGAGTCTGTACATCCTGTTTGAAGTCTGGGAAAGTGAAAAAGTACGTTGGACAAGTTTCGGAGGTGTGA
- the rsxE gene encoding electron transport complex subunit RsxE has product MSRLRELTKGIIKENPTYVQVLGMCPTLAVTTSAINGLGMGLATTAVLTMSNVVISLIRKIVPDKIRIPIFIVVIASFVTMIDLLMHGFAYDLWKTLGLFIPLIVVNCIIMGRAESFASKHGVLDSMLDGLGVGLGFTGSLVLLGSIRELFGNGTIFGYKVWELKIFLEILPPGAYITLGLLSALFTYIGIRRKKRGEAK; this is encoded by the coding sequence ATGAGCCGCTTGAGAGAATTAACTAAGGGGATCATAAAAGAAAATCCCACTTATGTTCAGGTTCTTGGAATGTGTCCCACACTCGCCGTCACCACGAGTGCCATCAACGGTCTGGGGATGGGGCTTGCTACGACAGCCGTTCTCACCATGTCAAACGTGGTTATTTCACTGATAAGAAAGATCGTTCCTGATAAGATCAGGATTCCCATATTCATCGTTGTTATCGCGTCTTTCGTTACCATGATAGATCTCCTCATGCACGGTTTTGCCTACGATCTGTGGAAGACCCTGGGACTTTTCATTCCTCTCATAGTGGTGAACTGTATCATAATGGGAAGGGCGGAATCGTTCGCTTCCAAGCATGGTGTTCTGGATTCCATGCTCGATGGCCTGGGAGTGGGTCTCGGTTTCACAGGTTCACTGGTTCTTCTTGGAAGCATCAGAGAACTCTTCGGTAACGGTACGATCTTCGGTTACAAAGTGTGGGAGTTGAAGATATTTCTTGAAATTCTTCCACCGGGAGCCTACATAACACTCGGTCTTCTCTCTGCACTCTTCACCTACATCGGCATCAGGAGAAAGAAAAGAGGTGAAGCGAAATGA
- the rsxA gene encoding electron transport complex subunit RsxA: MKVFLLFFSAIFVNNFVLARFLGICPFLGVSKRLETATGMGIAVTFVMTVSAAISWFLDKLLISTGLEFLRTIVFILVIASFVQFVELFLKKTSPDLYEALGIFLPLITTNCAILGMVLLNSLMKLNFVEAVFHALGSGLGFALALVIFAGIREKMDLYDLPEPFKGTAIALITAGLLSLAFMGFQGMVKL; this comes from the coding sequence ATGAAGGTGTTTTTGCTCTTCTTTTCTGCCATATTCGTGAACAACTTCGTTCTGGCGAGGTTTCTCGGGATTTGTCCCTTCCTGGGGGTCTCCAAAAGGTTGGAAACGGCAACAGGAATGGGTATAGCCGTTACGTTCGTTATGACGGTTTCTGCTGCCATCAGCTGGTTTCTGGACAAGCTCCTTATCTCCACAGGACTTGAATTTCTGAGAACGATCGTCTTCATACTCGTCATCGCTTCTTTCGTCCAGTTCGTCGAACTGTTTTTGAAGAAAACCAGCCCGGATCTCTACGAAGCGCTTGGTATTTTCCTGCCTCTCATCACCACAAACTGTGCGATCCTCGGTATGGTGCTTTTGAACAGTCTCATGAAGCTCAACTTTGTTGAGGCGGTCTTCCACGCACTGGGATCTGGTCTTGGATTCGCTCTTGCTCTTGTGATATTCGCCGGAATAAGGGAAAAAATGGATCTCTACGATCTGCCGGAGCCTTTCAAAGGCACCGCCATAGCCCTCATCACCGCGGGACTTCTTTCGCTTGCTTTCATGGGATTCCAGGGAATGGTGAAGCTGTGA
- the csrA gene encoding carbon storage regulator CsrA: MLVLTRRVGEKIVIGEDIVITVLKIEGNSVKIGIEAPRHVKILREELYEELKSENIKASEVSKDDLKGVLKNDKGYKGPGTSS, from the coding sequence GTGCTGGTTCTCACTAGAAGAGTAGGGGAAAAGATCGTGATTGGTGAGGACATAGTGATTACTGTCCTGAAGATAGAAGGAAATTCTGTTAAAATTGGTATAGAGGCACCAAGGCATGTGAAGATTCTTCGTGAGGAACTCTACGAAGAACTCAAGAGTGAGAACATAAAAGCTTCTGAAGTTTCAAAAGATGACCTGAAGGGGGTTTTAAAAAATGATAAAGGTTACAAAGGACCTGGTACTTCATCTTGA
- the dprA gene encoding DNA-processing protein DprA produces MSPLEMALLVHRGEFHLRELEPELPLEKFLKNADPKKTRKFLEKCGKEELERQKELIRKHNVKLVSFWEDDYPQHLREIRYPPAVLFVRGNTELLKEKCVGVVGTRRPTSYGVNVTKRFVKLLSEYFVIVSGMAFGIDSVAHKEALSSGGKTVAVLGTGVDVVYPRSNERLFHEIVKNGCVVSEYPMGTRARKHHFPARNRIIAGLSDAIIVTEAPIKSGALITVKFALESGRDVFAVPGDIDRKTSKGTNYLIKSGAYPLTDEEDLETHFGIRRIASPSLDDDKKKIYDLLRSSPKTVDELVEELGWSVSEVLRVISEMELMGMIWFDGGAYRLLG; encoded by the coding sequence ATGTCTCCTCTTGAGATGGCTCTGCTCGTTCATCGTGGTGAGTTCCATCTTCGGGAACTGGAACCGGAGTTACCTCTCGAAAAATTTCTGAAGAACGCGGATCCAAAAAAGACGAGGAAGTTTCTTGAAAAGTGCGGAAAAGAAGAATTAGAAAGGCAAAAGGAACTGATAAGGAAACACAATGTGAAGCTCGTTTCGTTCTGGGAAGATGACTACCCCCAGCACTTGAGGGAGATCAGGTATCCGCCAGCTGTTCTTTTTGTGAGGGGCAACACGGAACTCTTGAAAGAAAAATGTGTGGGAGTTGTAGGAACAAGGAGACCCACAAGTTATGGAGTGAACGTCACAAAGCGCTTTGTTAAACTGCTGAGCGAATACTTTGTGATCGTTTCCGGCATGGCGTTTGGAATAGATTCCGTTGCACACAAGGAAGCCCTGAGTTCTGGAGGAAAGACGGTGGCGGTTCTCGGCACAGGAGTGGATGTTGTTTATCCGCGATCGAACGAACGACTCTTCCATGAAATTGTGAAAAACGGGTGTGTTGTCAGTGAGTATCCAATGGGAACTCGTGCTCGAAAACATCATTTTCCAGCGAGAAATCGAATCATAGCGGGTCTTTCTGATGCGATCATCGTCACAGAGGCTCCCATCAAAAGCGGTGCACTCATAACGGTGAAGTTTGCTCTGGAAAGCGGTCGTGATGTGTTCGCCGTTCCCGGTGATATAGATAGGAAGACCAGCAAAGGTACGAACTATCTGATAAAGTCGGGTGCCTATCCCCTCACCGACGAGGAAGACCTTGAAACTCATTTTGGAATCAGAAGAATCGCTTCCCCATCGCTCGATGATGACAAAAAGAAGATCTACGATCTGTTGAGAAGTTCGCCAAAAACAGTCGATGAGCTTGTTGAAGAATTGGGGTGGAGCGTTTCGGAGGTCCTCAGGGTGATATCGGAGATGGAACTGATGGGAATGATCTGGTTCGACGGCGGTGCATACAGATTGCTGGGGTGA
- a CDS encoding radical SAM protein has product MILRASYGTIQKVNGKSSLEMDTAYFMLGERCVYNCLYCAQSRSSTSPSHFLSRVIWKEIPEDLLDELNDCFKRICIQVVSYAGYREDLRSIIPRFRIPVSVSVRAISVEEVTEYFKLGADRVDIAVDVPNETLFEKIRGGKYERHLHILEKAAEMFPGKITTHVIVGLGESDKDIVDFTVWAKERNIVVSLFAFTPIRGTAFENRERPSLERYRKIQLATYLLEKNLIKPENIIFDSNGKIIDVEWNGEFPEEALRTRGCPHCTRPYYNESPRGPIYNVHWR; this is encoded by the coding sequence GCTTATTTCATGCTTGGGGAAAGGTGCGTTTACAACTGTCTGTACTGTGCTCAGTCACGCTCTTCCACAAGCCCGTCTCATTTTCTCTCCAGGGTTATCTGGAAAGAGATTCCGGAAGATCTACTCGACGAATTGAACGATTGTTTCAAGAGGATCTGTATCCAAGTCGTTTCTTATGCTGGGTACAGAGAAGACCTCAGATCGATCATTCCGAGGTTTCGAATACCGGTTTCGGTGAGCGTCAGAGCTATCAGTGTGGAGGAGGTTACAGAGTATTTCAAACTGGGAGCCGACAGAGTGGATATCGCTGTGGATGTTCCCAACGAAACTCTCTTTGAAAAAATCAGAGGAGGAAAATACGAGAGACATCTCCATATTCTCGAGAAAGCAGCAGAAATGTTTCCCGGAAAAATCACGACACATGTGATAGTTGGATTGGGTGAAAGTGATAAAGACATTGTTGATTTCACGGTGTGGGCAAAGGAAAGAAACATCGTGGTTTCTCTGTTTGCTTTTACACCAATCAGGGGAACGGCGTTTGAAAACAGAGAAAGACCTTCCCTAGAGCGTTACAGGAAAATCCAGCTGGCAACTTACCTTCTCGAGAAAAACCTGATAAAACCGGAGAATATAATTTTCGACTCAAATGGTAAAATTATTGACGTTGAATGGAACGGCGAGTTTCCAGAAGAGGCTTTAAGAACCCGCGGATGCCCTCACTGCACGCGCCCCTACTACAACGAAAGTCCAAGAGGCCCTATTTACAACGTTCACTGGAGGTGA